One region of Rhinoderma darwinii isolate aRhiDar2 unplaced genomic scaffold, aRhiDar2.hap1 Scaffold_594, whole genome shotgun sequence genomic DNA includes:
- the LOC142724955 gene encoding uncharacterized protein LOC142724955, whose product MAPPTYRRMHIDVDALISEVQASPNLWDKQVAGYSNRAQRQDSWEEICVALYPDWVRHSNKEQGDIEKGLQTCWKSIRDRFQRYLKKAERSGSSPSQGSPCPFHQQLLYLLPNRALHQSSGNVRQLMEECPAAVEEQQLRERDPSPSTSREDPLEAEPHFPSDAEPSGMSPSSEVAEEITAPPAATQVPLGTQHGRHTPPALLASDSDLGGPSGQSSVN is encoded by the exons ATGGCACCCCCAACCTACAGGAGGATGCATATAGATGTGGATGCCCTCATCTCTGAA GTGCAGGCCAGCCCAAATCTATGGGATAAGCAGGTAGCTGGCTATTCAAATCGTGCCCAGAGACAGGACTCCTGGGAGGAGATATGCGTGGCGCTGTACCCCGACTGGGTGAGGCATTCAAATAAGGAGCAGGGCGACATTG aaaaaggcCTCCAGACATGCTGGAAGAGTATCCGCGACCGCTTCCAGAGATACCTGAAGAAGGCAGAGAGGAGTGGGTCCTCTCCCTCACAAGGGTCACCATGTCCGTTCCACCAGCAGCTGCTGTACCTCCTGCCCAACAGGGCACTCCACCA ATCCTCTGGAAATGTTCGGCAACTGATGGAAGAGTGTCCCGCTGCAGTAGAGGAACAGCAGCTGAGGGAGAGGGACCCGAGTCCATCCACTTCTCGCGAGGACCCTCTGGAAGCGGAGCCTCACTTTCCATCAGACGCGGAACCTTCTGGCATGTCACCCTCCTCTGAAGTGGCGGAAGAAATTACTGCGCCACCTGCTGCCACCCAGGTGCCACTTGGCACACAACACGGCCGCCACACCCCACCTGCTCTCCTGGCATCCGACAGCGATCTCGGAGGACCCTCCGGACAATCAAGCGTCAACTAG